One genomic region from Streptomyces sp. Li-HN-5-11 encodes:
- a CDS encoding SGNH/GDSL hydrolase family protein codes for MTSMSRARVARRIAAGAAYGGGGLGLVGAAAMGVLLAEVQMARRHVGNGTDNHVPVADGLYGHAYDTPGEPPLLLTLLGDSTAAGQGVHRAGQTPGALLASGLAAVAERPVRLRNVALPGARSDDLDRQVARVLADPAQVPDICVIMVGANDVTHRMPPTQSVRHLSAAVRRLRTAGAEVVVGTCPDLGTIEPVQQPLRWLARRASRQLAAAQTIGVVEQGGRTVSLGDLLGPEFEANPRELFGPDNYHPSAEGYATAAMAVLPTVCAALGLWPAEEERPDVFRREGFLPVARAAAEAASEAGTEVTAAMPTGPRGPWALLKRRRRRRVLEPQPAPSGTSGV; via the coding sequence ATGACGAGCATGTCGAGGGCGAGGGTGGCCCGGCGGATCGCGGCCGGCGCCGCGTACGGCGGCGGCGGGCTCGGCCTGGTCGGCGCGGCCGCCATGGGCGTGCTGCTGGCCGAGGTGCAGATGGCCAGGCGCCATGTGGGCAACGGCACGGACAACCATGTGCCGGTCGCCGACGGGCTCTACGGCCACGCCTACGACACTCCCGGCGAGCCCCCTCTGCTGCTGACACTGCTCGGCGACTCCACGGCCGCGGGACAGGGCGTCCACCGGGCCGGGCAGACCCCGGGCGCGCTCCTGGCATCCGGGCTGGCGGCGGTGGCGGAGCGCCCGGTGCGGCTGCGGAACGTGGCGCTGCCCGGCGCCCGGTCCGACGACCTGGACCGCCAGGTGGCGCGGGTGCTGGCGGACCCGGCGCAGGTGCCGGACATCTGCGTGATCATGGTCGGCGCGAACGACGTGACCCACCGGATGCCGCCGACGCAGTCCGTGCGCCATCTGTCGGCGGCGGTACGGCGGCTGCGGACGGCGGGGGCCGAGGTCGTGGTCGGCACGTGTCCCGACCTGGGCACGATCGAGCCGGTGCAGCAGCCGTTGCGGTGGCTGGCCCGGCGGGCCTCGCGGCAGCTGGCGGCGGCGCAGACGATCGGGGTGGTGGAGCAGGGGGGCCGCACCGTGTCGCTGGGCGACCTGCTGGGGCCGGAGTTCGAGGCGAACCCGCGGGAACTGTTCGGGCCGGACAACTACCACCCCTCCGCGGAGGGGTACGCCACGGCGGCGATGGCGGTGCTGCCGACGGTGTGCGCGGCGCTCGGGCTGTGGCCGGCGGAGGAGGAGCGTCCGGACGTCTTCCGGCGCGAGGGCTTCCTGCCGGTGGCCCGTGCGGCGGCCGAAGCGGCGTCGGAGGCGGGCACGGAGGTCACGGCCGCGATGCCCACCGGGCCACGGGGGCCGTGGGCGCTGCTCAAGCGGCGCCGGCGCCGGCGGGTGCTGGAGCCGCAGCCCGCGCCTTCCGGCACGTCCGGTGTCTGA
- a CDS encoding acetyl-CoA C-acetyltransferase — protein sequence MPEAVIVSTARSPIGRAFKGSLKELRPDDLTATIIQAALAKVPELDPKDIDDLMLGCGLPGGEQGNNLGRIVAVQMGMDHLPGCTITRYCSSSLQTSRMALHAIKAGEGDVFISAGVEMVSRFAKGNSDSLPDTRNPLFAEAEARTAAVAEQEGTSWHDPREDGLLPDPYIAMGQTAENLARWKGVTRQEMDEFGVRSQNLAEEAIKNGFWEREITPVTLPDGSVVAKDDGPRPGVTMEGVAGLKPVFRPDGLVTAGNCCPLNDGAAAVVIMSDTKARELGLTPLARIVSTGVSGLSPEIMGLGPVEASQQALRRAGLTIDDIDLVEINEAFAAQVIPSYRDLGIPLEKLNVNGGAIAVGHPFGMTGARITGTLINSLQFHDKQFGLETMCVGGGQGMAMVIERLS from the coding sequence ATGCCCGAAGCCGTGATCGTCTCGACCGCCCGCTCCCCCATCGGCCGCGCCTTCAAGGGCTCCCTCAAGGAGCTGCGCCCGGACGACCTCACGGCCACGATCATCCAGGCCGCCCTCGCGAAGGTCCCCGAGTTGGACCCGAAGGACATCGACGACCTGATGCTCGGCTGCGGCCTGCCCGGCGGCGAGCAGGGCAACAACCTCGGCCGGATCGTCGCCGTGCAGATGGGCATGGACCACCTGCCCGGCTGCACGATCACCCGCTACTGCTCCTCGTCGCTGCAGACCTCCCGCATGGCCCTGCACGCGATCAAGGCCGGCGAGGGCGACGTCTTCATCTCGGCCGGCGTCGAGATGGTCTCCCGTTTCGCCAAGGGCAACTCCGACAGCCTGCCGGACACGCGCAACCCGCTGTTCGCCGAGGCGGAGGCCCGTACGGCCGCCGTCGCCGAGCAGGAGGGCACGAGCTGGCACGACCCGCGCGAGGACGGCCTGCTGCCCGACCCCTACATCGCGATGGGCCAGACCGCCGAGAACCTCGCCCGCTGGAAGGGCGTCACCCGGCAGGAGATGGACGAGTTCGGCGTCCGCTCGCAGAACCTCGCCGAGGAGGCCATCAAGAACGGCTTCTGGGAGCGGGAGATCACCCCGGTCACCCTGCCCGACGGCTCGGTCGTAGCCAAGGACGACGGCCCGCGTCCCGGCGTCACCATGGAGGGCGTGGCGGGCCTGAAGCCGGTCTTCCGCCCGGACGGGCTCGTCACCGCCGGCAACTGCTGCCCGCTCAACGACGGCGCCGCCGCGGTCGTCATCATGAGCGACACCAAGGCCCGCGAGCTCGGCCTCACGCCGCTCGCCCGCATCGTGTCGACCGGCGTCTCGGGCCTGTCCCCCGAGATCATGGGCCTCGGCCCGGTCGAGGCCTCCCAGCAGGCCCTGCGCCGCGCCGGCCTGACCATCGACGACATCGACCTGGTCGAGATCAACGAGGCCTTCGCCGCCCAGGTGATCCCGTCCTACCGCGACCTGGGCATCCCGCTGGAGAAGCTGAACGTCAACGGCGGCGCGATCGCCGTGGGCCACCCCTTCGGCATGACCGGCGCCCGGATCACCGGCACGCTCATCAACTCCCTCCAGTTCCACGACAAGCAGTTCGGCCTGGAGACGATGTGCGTCGGCGGCGGTCAGGGCATGGCGATGGTCATCGAGCGCCTGAGCTGA
- a CDS encoding transcriptional regulator yields the protein MTVVGTTPPPQLPVRNKTVAAERAWGGVSPMLTRLAAERASGVLVRERGALYLDEGRVVHAESPLAPGFDVLLTAHGTLTAGAWRDAVSQSDDRHGAARLLLDGGHLSRGALELCHLCALYDAAYFALGPSRTPGRFRYGIVHRLGPVLPVPVAALERETLRRRDLLHRIWPDARPDGAPLLRTHAAAAPRLTARQQTLLDRVDGIRTATDLARELGRQAFHTLVDVRRLVAAGLVAPQDPPAPPEDERTPALDDRLAYTTDPHITLLKRLRDALEAL from the coding sequence ATGACCGTGGTCGGAACCACCCCGCCGCCCCAGCTTCCGGTGCGGAACAAGACGGTCGCCGCCGAGCGGGCCTGGGGCGGCGTCTCGCCGATGCTCACCCGGCTCGCCGCCGAACGGGCCAGCGGCGTCCTCGTCCGCGAGCGCGGCGCCCTCTACCTCGACGAAGGCCGGGTCGTGCACGCCGAGAGCCCCCTGGCCCCCGGCTTCGACGTCCTGCTCACCGCGCACGGCACGCTGACGGCCGGGGCCTGGCGGGACGCCGTCTCCCAGTCGGACGACCGGCACGGCGCCGCGCGCCTGCTGCTGGACGGCGGCCACCTGAGCCGGGGCGCGCTGGAGCTGTGCCACCTCTGCGCGCTCTACGACGCCGCCTACTTCGCCCTCGGCCCCAGCCGTACCCCGGGCCGCTTCCGCTACGGCATCGTCCACCGGCTCGGCCCGGTCCTGCCGGTGCCCGTCGCGGCCCTGGAACGCGAGACCCTGCGCCGCCGCGACCTGCTGCACCGCATCTGGCCCGACGCCAGGCCGGACGGCGCCCCACTGCTGCGCACCCACGCCGCCGCGGCGCCGAGACTGACGGCCCGCCAGCAGACCCTCCTGGACCGGGTCGACGGCATCCGCACGGCCACCGACCTGGCCCGGGAGCTGGGCCGGCAGGCGTTCCACACCCTCGTGGACGTGCGGCGCCTGGTGGCCGCGGGCCTCGTCGCCCCGCAGGACCCGCCGGCACCGCCGGAGGACGAGCGGACGCCCGCCCTCGACGACCGGCTGGCGTACACCACCGACCCCCACATCACGCTGCTGAAGAGGCTCAGGGATGCGCTGGAGGCCCTTTGA
- a CDS encoding Bax inhibitor-1/YccA family protein, with the protein MRSRNPVFSRRGFSRDNGYAGFNTAPQAGGPAVGTQGSPYAQGNPYAQPSGNPYAQNPYAQNPYAQQDLQYGAPPQAPATTGRMTMDDVVMRTASTLGVLIVTAALAWALLPVDDAHINRSYGIGVGAALIGMVLAFVQSFKRKASPALILTYAAFEGVFLGVVSSVVDNRIASGAAMQAVIGTMAVFAAVLIAYKAGWIRVNRRFYGFVMAAALGFVLLMAVNLLFAVFGGGDGLGFRSGGLGIFFGVVGIILGACFLALDFKQVEDGIAYGAPRDEAWLAAFGLTLTLVWIYMEFLRILAILNQND; encoded by the coding sequence ATGAGGAGCAGAAACCCGGTCTTCTCGCGACGGGGGTTCAGCCGCGACAACGGCTACGCGGGCTTCAACACCGCGCCGCAGGCCGGGGGCCCCGCAGTCGGCACGCAGGGCAGTCCGTACGCGCAGGGCAACCCGTACGCCCAGCCGAGCGGCAACCCCTACGCGCAGAACCCTTACGCTCAGAATCCCTACGCCCAGCAGGACCTGCAGTACGGCGCGCCGCCGCAGGCACCGGCCACCACGGGCCGGATGACGATGGACGACGTCGTCATGCGCACGGCGTCGACACTCGGCGTGCTGATCGTCACGGCGGCACTCGCCTGGGCGCTGCTGCCCGTCGACGACGCCCACATCAACCGGTCGTACGGCATCGGGGTCGGCGCCGCGCTGATCGGCATGGTGCTGGCCTTCGTGCAGTCCTTCAAGCGCAAGGCCTCGCCCGCGCTGATCCTGACCTACGCGGCGTTCGAGGGCGTGTTCCTCGGCGTCGTCTCCAGCGTCGTCGACAACCGCATCGCCAGCGGCGCGGCCATGCAGGCCGTGATCGGCACGATGGCGGTCTTCGCCGCCGTACTGATCGCCTACAAGGCGGGCTGGATCCGCGTCAACCGCCGGTTCTACGGCTTCGTGATGGCGGCCGCGCTCGGCTTCGTGCTGCTGATGGCGGTCAACCTGCTGTTCGCGGTGTTCGGCGGCGGTGACGGCCTCGGCTTCCGCAGCGGCGGCCTCGGCATCTTCTTCGGCGTCGTCGGCATCATCCTCGGCGCCTGCTTCCTCGCCCTGGACTTCAAGCAGGTCGAGGACGGCATCGCCTACGGCGCGCCGCGCGACGAGGCCTGGCTCGCCGCCTTCGGCCTCACGCTGACGCTGGTGTGGATCTACATGGAGTTCCTGCGGATCCTCGCGATCCTCAACCAGAACGACTAG
- a CDS encoding MurR/RpiR family transcriptional regulator, with product MSVSDSPAARLQALFEGHRLTPTQRRIAHCMVRRAADVPFLSSVELAELAGVSQPSVTRFAVALGFDGYPALRRHLREVAPAEPVVQQAVSFNAYQQAVEAEIENLRHLAEALADPGPVRQAGRILAASRPLPVLGLRAAASQAYGFAYFAAKVHPDVRLLNEGGTMIQDRIDGAVRAGASAVLCFALPRHPREVVDTLVHAKDAGLTVVTVADSAFAPVAKHSDLLLPAAVGTGLAFDTACAPMLLGRVLLEAMCDDLPDAQARLEEFDAKAAARGLFVD from the coding sequence ATGAGCGTGTCCGACAGCCCTGCGGCACGGCTGCAGGCGCTCTTCGAGGGGCACCGGCTCACGCCGACCCAGCGGCGCATCGCGCACTGCATGGTGCGGCGGGCCGCCGACGTGCCGTTCCTGTCCAGCGTCGAGCTGGCCGAGCTCGCCGGGGTCAGCCAGCCGTCGGTGACACGCTTCGCGGTCGCCCTGGGCTTCGACGGTTACCCGGCGCTGCGCCGGCACCTGCGCGAGGTGGCGCCCGCGGAACCGGTGGTGCAGCAGGCGGTGTCGTTCAACGCGTACCAGCAGGCCGTCGAGGCCGAGATCGAGAACCTGAGGCACCTGGCGGAGGCGCTCGCCGATCCGGGACCGGTGCGGCAGGCGGGACGGATCCTCGCCGCCTCCCGTCCGCTGCCCGTCCTGGGGCTGAGGGCCGCGGCCTCCCAGGCCTACGGGTTCGCGTACTTCGCCGCCAAGGTCCACCCGGACGTACGGCTGCTCAACGAGGGCGGCACGATGATCCAGGACCGCATCGACGGTGCCGTGCGGGCCGGTGCCTCGGCGGTGCTGTGCTTCGCGCTGCCACGGCATCCGCGCGAGGTCGTCGACACACTCGTCCATGCCAAGGACGCGGGTCTGACCGTCGTCACGGTCGCGGACTCGGCGTTCGCGCCGGTCGCGAAACACTCCGACCTGCTGCTGCCCGCGGCCGTCGGCACGGGCCTCGCCTTCGACACCGCGTGCGCCCCGATGCTGCTGGGCCGGGTGCTCCTGGAGGCCATGTGCGACGACCTGCCGGACGCGCAGGCGCGGCTGGAGGAGTTCGACGCGAAGGCCGCGGCCCGGGGGCTGTTCGTGGACTGA
- a CDS encoding DUF4287 domain-containing protein has product MSQVFSEETHRNLLARIPHCTGREVSDWLRTVEEGPALCFEEKVSWLRAEHNLAYGHAKAIIHEYDLRRAARKLL; this is encoded by the coding sequence ATGTCCCAAGTCTTCTCCGAGGAGACCCACCGCAATCTGCTCGCCCGCATCCCCCACTGCACCGGTCGTGAAGTCTCCGACTGGTTGCGCACCGTCGAAGAAGGCCCCGCACTCTGTTTCGAGGAGAAGGTCAGCTGGCTCCGCGCCGAGCACAACCTCGCGTACGGCCACGCGAAGGCGATCATCCACGAGTACGACCTGAGGAGGGCCGCGCGCAAACTGCTCTAG
- a CDS encoding cystathionine beta-synthase — protein MQFHDSMISLVGNTPLVKLGSVTQGIRATVLAKVEYFNPGGSVKDRIALRMIEAAEQSGELKPGGTIVEPTSGNTGVGLAIVAQQKGYKCIFVCPDKVSTDKINVLRAYGAEVVVCPTAVAPEHPDSYYNVSDRLVRETPGAWKPDQYSNPNNPLSHYHSTGPELWEQTEGRITHFVAGVGTGGTISGTGRYLKDVSDGRVQVVGADPEGSVYSGGSGRPYLVEGVGEDFWPTAYDRTVADEIVAVSDKDSFQMTRRLAREEGLLVGGSCGMAVVAALRVAERLGPDDVVVVLLPDSGRGYLSKIFNDEWMADYGFLEDEGPSARVGDVLNDKEGGSIPSLVHMHPDETVGQAIEVLREYGVSQMPIVKPGAGHPDVMAAEVVGSVVERELLDALFTKRASLEDPLEKHMSAPLPQVGSGEPVADLMSVLGAADAAIVLVEGKPTGVVSRQDLLAFLAKGGKQ, from the coding sequence GTGCAATTCCACGACTCGATGATCAGCCTCGTCGGCAACACCCCGCTGGTGAAGCTGGGCAGCGTCACCCAGGGCATCAGGGCGACCGTCCTGGCCAAAGTCGAGTACTTCAACCCGGGCGGCTCCGTGAAGGACCGCATCGCCCTGCGCATGATCGAGGCGGCCGAGCAGAGCGGGGAGCTGAAGCCGGGCGGCACGATCGTCGAGCCGACCAGCGGCAACACGGGCGTGGGCCTCGCGATCGTGGCCCAGCAGAAGGGCTACAAGTGCATCTTCGTCTGCCCGGACAAGGTCTCCACCGACAAGATCAACGTGCTGCGCGCGTACGGGGCGGAAGTGGTGGTGTGCCCGACGGCGGTGGCGCCGGAGCACCCGGACTCCTACTACAACGTCTCCGACCGCCTGGTCCGTGAGACCCCCGGCGCCTGGAAGCCCGACCAGTACTCCAACCCCAACAACCCCCTCTCGCACTATCACTCCACCGGCCCCGAGCTGTGGGAGCAGACCGAGGGGCGGATCACGCACTTCGTGGCGGGCGTCGGCACCGGCGGCACCATCTCCGGCACCGGCCGCTACCTGAAGGACGTCAGCGACGGCAGGGTCCAGGTCGTCGGCGCCGACCCCGAGGGCTCGGTCTACTCGGGCGGCTCCGGCCGGCCCTACCTCGTCGAGGGCGTAGGCGAGGACTTCTGGCCGACCGCCTACGACCGCACGGTGGCCGACGAGATCGTCGCCGTGTCCGACAAGGACTCCTTCCAGATGACCCGCCGCCTGGCCAGGGAGGAGGGCCTCCTGGTCGGCGGCTCCTGCGGCATGGCCGTCGTGGCGGCCCTGCGCGTGGCGGAACGGCTGGGTCCGGACGACGTCGTGGTGGTACTCCTGCCGGACAGCGGACGCGGGTACCTGTCGAAGATCTTCAACGACGAGTGGATGGCCGACTACGGCTTCCTTGAGGACGAGGGCCCGAGCGCCCGCGTCGGCGACGTGCTGAACGACAAGGAGGGCGGCTCCATCCCCTCCCTCGTCCACATGCACCCGGACGAGACGGTGGGCCAGGCCATCGAGGTGCTGCGCGAGTACGGCGTCTCGCAGATGCCGATCGTGAAGCCGGGCGCGGGTCACCCCGACGTCATGGCGGCCGAGGTCGTGGGCTCCGTGGTCGAACGCGAGCTGCTCGACGCGCTGTTCACCAAGCGGGCCTCGCTGGAGGATCCACTGGAGAAGCACATGTCCGCCCCGTTGCCGCAGGTCGGCTCCGGTGAGCCGGTCGCCGACCTCATGTCGGTGCTCGGCGCCGCCGACGCGGCGATCGTGCTGGTGGAGGGCAAGCCGACCGGTGTGGTCAGCCGCCAGGACCTGCTGGCGTTCCTCGCCAAGGGGGGAAAGCAGTAA
- a CDS encoding roadblock/LC7 domain-containing protein: MAAEPEILAELHRLRARVPQLTGALAASVDGLVLAHDTPGVEPESVAALTATALGVAVRMADMTARGDLRELLVRGAYGYVATYAAGRTAVLTLLAQDRVNVGRLHLEGRRAGVRIGELVDAETAARAPGRTPAKAAKPATRTGTARTRTTRAPRTTGTNARTTTES, translated from the coding sequence ATGGCAGCCGAGCCCGAAATCCTGGCGGAACTGCACCGCCTGAGAGCCCGCGTCCCCCAGCTCACCGGCGCCCTCGCCGCGAGCGTCGACGGCCTCGTCCTGGCCCACGACACCCCCGGCGTGGAACCGGAGAGCGTGGCGGCCCTGACCGCGACGGCGCTCGGCGTCGCCGTGCGCATGGCGGACATGACCGCACGGGGCGACCTGCGCGAACTCCTCGTGCGGGGCGCCTACGGCTATGTCGCGACCTACGCGGCCGGCCGCACCGCCGTACTGACGCTGCTCGCCCAGGACCGCGTCAACGTCGGCCGCCTCCACCTGGAGGGCCGCAGGGCCGGCGTCCGCATCGGGGAACTGGTCGACGCCGAGACGGCGGCCAGGGCCCCCGGCCGGACACCCGCGAAGGCCGCGAAGCCGGCCACCAGGACCGGAACCGCACGGACCAGAACCACGCGCGCCCCACGTACCACGGGCACCAACGCGCGGACCACCACCGAAAGTTGA
- a CDS encoding diaminopimelate decarboxylase, which yields MAAGSDQKGATTLDERVDREGGDPASAADRARAARRDEAVRAAVGQGLLGPGTPVVGLLDVMGIRESAAALGAAFEAVAAPGTPVLHAFAVKATPLVPVLALLREEGIGAEVASPGELALARAAGVPPDRTVLDSPAKTPDELREALAQGIAVNADNPQELARIDALVRSAVPRSPLGIRVNPQVGGGAIEALSTATATSKFGVALRDEGAREWVVRACLDRPWLTRLHAHTGSQGIPLSLMARGVAETYELAEEINARAGRRQIDTLDIGGGLPVNFGSEAASPTYAQYARLLREVVPGLLDGRYGLVTEFGRSLLAKQGTVVARVEYTKSAGGRPVAVTHAGVQVATRTVYAPGAWPLRLAAYDAKGRPKTGPEVVQDVAGPACFAGDLLAEARALPLLEPGDHVAALDTGAYYFAHHYAYNSLPRPGVYGFVPDGSQQVAFATVREPQTPAEIVAESGGARASALTTLRAPERP from the coding sequence ATGGCTGCCGGCAGCGACCAGAAGGGGGCGACCACATTGGACGAGCGCGTGGACAGGGAGGGCGGCGACCCGGCGAGCGCCGCGGACCGCGCACGGGCGGCGCGGCGGGACGAGGCGGTACGGGCCGCGGTGGGCCAAGGGCTGCTCGGCCCCGGCACCCCGGTCGTGGGCCTGCTCGACGTCATGGGCATCCGGGAGTCGGCGGCGGCACTCGGGGCGGCGTTCGAGGCGGTCGCGGCCCCGGGCACCCCGGTGCTGCACGCCTTCGCGGTGAAGGCCACCCCGCTGGTGCCCGTGCTGGCGCTGCTGCGCGAGGAGGGCATCGGCGCGGAGGTGGCGAGTCCGGGTGAGCTGGCGCTGGCGCGTGCGGCCGGGGTCCCGCCCGACCGCACCGTCCTCGACTCGCCCGCCAAGACCCCGGACGAGCTGCGCGAGGCGCTGGCGCAGGGCATCGCCGTCAACGCGGACAACCCGCAGGAGCTGGCCCGCATCGACGCCCTGGTACGGTCCGCCGTCCCCCGTTCCCCGCTCGGCATCCGGGTGAACCCGCAGGTCGGCGGGGGTGCCATCGAAGCGCTGTCAACGGCGACGGCGACCTCGAAGTTCGGGGTGGCGCTGCGCGACGAGGGAGCCCGCGAGTGGGTCGTACGAGCCTGCCTGGACCGGCCGTGGCTGACCCGGCTGCACGCGCACACCGGCTCCCAGGGCATCCCGCTGTCCCTGATGGCGCGGGGCGTGGCGGAGACGTACGAGCTCGCCGAGGAGATCAACGCGCGCGCCGGACGGCGGCAGATCGACACCCTCGACATCGGCGGCGGACTGCCGGTGAACTTCGGCTCGGAGGCGGCGAGCCCGACCTACGCGCAGTACGCGCGCCTGCTGCGCGAGGTGGTGCCGGGCCTGCTGGACGGGCGGTACGGGCTGGTGACCGAGTTCGGGCGGTCACTGCTGGCCAAGCAGGGCACGGTGGTGGCGCGGGTGGAGTACACCAAGAGCGCCGGCGGGCGGCCGGTCGCCGTGACGCACGCGGGCGTGCAGGTCGCCACGCGCACGGTCTACGCACCCGGGGCGTGGCCGCTGCGGCTCGCCGCCTACGACGCGAAGGGACGGCCCAAGACGGGGCCCGAGGTGGTGCAGGACGTCGCCGGGCCCGCCTGCTTCGCGGGCGACCTGCTCGCCGAGGCCCGTGCGCTGCCGCTGCTCGAACCGGGCGACCACGTGGCGGCACTGGACACCGGCGCCTACTACTTCGCGCACCACTACGCCTACAACTCCCTGCCTCGTCCCGGCGTCTACGGGTTCGTCCCGGACGGCTCCCAGCAGGTCGCCTTCGCGACCGTGCGCGAGCCGCAGACGCCGGCGGAGATCGTGGCCGAGTCGGGAGGGGCGCGGGCGTCGGCCCTCACCACCCTGCGCGCGCCCGAGCGCCCTTGA
- a CDS encoding 4-hydroxybenzoate 3-monooxygenase yields MRTTVGIIGAGPAGLLLARLLHNAGIDSVVLESRDRAYVEHRQRAGILEQHTADVLRAAGAGARMDREGLRHDGIELRFARRRHRVDFPGLTGGRSVMVYAQTEVCKDLIALQLKEGGPLLFEAEALAVEGAESARPSVRFRHEGREDVLECDYVVGCDGFWGVARKAVPASLSRVFERTYPFGWLGILADVAPSHDELVYARHDRGFALLSMRSPSVSRLYLQVPADTDARTWADEAIWDELERRFETDDDWTLRRGPITQKSVTPMRSYVHEPMRHGRLFLAGDAAHIVPPTGAKGLNLAVGDVVTFARALTYEKETGSADLLDAYSATCLRRVWQAERFSYDMTTMLHPAPGATPFDERLQLARLDRITSCRAAETDLAEGYTGFPLD; encoded by the coding sequence ATGCGCACCACCGTCGGCATCATCGGAGCCGGCCCGGCCGGCCTGCTCCTGGCCCGGCTGCTGCACAACGCCGGGATCGACTCGGTCGTCCTGGAGAGCCGCGACCGTGCCTACGTCGAGCACCGGCAGCGCGCGGGGATCCTGGAGCAGCACACCGCGGACGTGCTGCGCGCGGCCGGGGCCGGGGCGCGGATGGACCGCGAGGGCCTCCGGCACGACGGCATCGAACTGCGGTTCGCCAGAAGGCGCCACCGCGTCGACTTCCCCGGCCTGACCGGCGGCCGGTCCGTGATGGTCTACGCCCAGACCGAGGTCTGCAAGGACCTGATCGCCCTTCAGCTGAAGGAGGGCGGCCCCCTGCTGTTCGAGGCGGAGGCCCTGGCCGTGGAAGGGGCCGAGAGCGCGCGCCCGTCCGTCCGGTTCCGGCACGAGGGGCGCGAGGACGTCCTCGAGTGCGACTACGTCGTCGGCTGCGACGGCTTCTGGGGTGTGGCCCGCAAGGCGGTGCCGGCGTCCCTCTCCCGGGTGTTCGAGCGGACGTACCCCTTCGGCTGGCTCGGCATCCTCGCCGACGTGGCCCCCTCGCACGACGAGCTCGTCTACGCCCGCCACGACCGCGGTTTCGCCCTGCTGTCGATGCGGTCCCCGTCCGTCTCCCGCCTCTACCTCCAGGTGCCCGCGGACACCGACGCAAGGACCTGGGCCGACGAGGCGATCTGGGACGAGCTGGAGCGCCGGTTCGAGACGGACGACGACTGGACGCTGCGCCGCGGGCCGATCACCCAGAAGTCGGTGACCCCCATGCGTTCCTACGTCCACGAGCCCATGCGTCACGGCCGGCTCTTCCTCGCCGGGGACGCCGCCCACATCGTGCCGCCGACCGGGGCCAAGGGGCTGAACCTCGCCGTCGGGGACGTCGTCACCTTCGCGCGGGCGCTGACGTACGAGAAGGAGACGGGGTCGGCCGATCTTCTCGACGCGTACTCGGCGACCTGTCTCAGGCGGGTCTGGCAGGCCGAGCGGTTCAGCTACGACATGACGACGATGCTGCATCCGGCCCCCGGCGCCACCCCCTTCGACGAGCGGCTGCAACTGGCCCGCCTGGACCGGATCACCTCCTGCCGGGCCGCCGAGACCGACCTCGCCGAGGGCTACACCGGGTTCCCGCTCGACTGA
- a CDS encoding carbonic anhydrase, translating into MASHHRPSPTATAAGAPAAAPVTPTADGPPTAAAHTPATAAGTPPRPPRTAHEALEELLAGNRRYATGRPRHPHEGAGRRRPFAVVVGCVDSRVPPELLFDQRLGDLLCTSTAGQVLDEAVLASVQYGVEELRIPLVLVLGHGRCGTITATLEHLRTGAPVPGHLALLVDEILPAAHRTRALPGNWADHTVRAHTAWVRDAIRADPAFAPAHVVAACRDPDTERVTLLSPELPPLDRGANPSATGAPAP; encoded by the coding sequence ATGGCCTCCCACCACAGGCCCTCCCCGACGGCCACCGCCGCCGGCGCACCGGCCGCAGCCCCGGTGACGCCGACGGCGGACGGCCCTCCGACGGCCGCTGCCCACACCCCGGCGACGGCCGCCGGCACCCCGCCCCGCCCGCCACGCACCGCCCACGAGGCACTCGAGGAGCTGCTGGCGGGCAACCGGCGGTACGCCACCGGCCGCCCCCGCCACCCCCACGAGGGCGCCGGCCGGCGCCGCCCGTTCGCGGTCGTCGTCGGCTGCGTCGACTCCCGGGTGCCGCCCGAGCTGCTCTTCGACCAGCGGCTCGGCGACCTGCTCTGCACCAGCACGGCCGGCCAGGTCCTGGACGAGGCCGTCCTCGCCTCCGTCCAGTACGGCGTGGAGGAACTGCGCATCCCGCTGGTCCTGGTCCTGGGCCACGGGCGGTGCGGCACGATCACCGCCACGCTGGAGCACCTGCGCACCGGAGCCCCGGTCCCCGGTCACCTGGCCCTGCTGGTGGACGAGATCCTCCCCGCCGCACACCGCACGCGGGCCCTGCCCGGCAACTGGGCCGACCACACCGTGCGAGCCCACACGGCCTGGGTGCGCGACGCGATCCGGGCCGACCCCGCCTTCGCCCCGGCGCACGTCGTGGCCGCGTGCCGCGACCCCGACACCGAACGCGTCACCCTGCTCTCCCCCGAACTCCCCCCGCTCGACAGGGGGGCTAACCCCAGTGCGACGGGCGCCCCCGCTCCCTAA